From Deinococcus aquaticus, one genomic window encodes:
- a CDS encoding GNAT family N-acetyltransferase, which translates to MLPHTGVTQAAATQAPVTQADLPRLALAEAAAHARYGQPQGALAVFGPLVAVHDQPDSPLNSAWHDGTRPPTPQELADFRAFCAAHGQRPTLHLLSHAAPTLIPLLGEHGYTLTYVLHAYLHDLTSLPPAPALPVQETTDAHAWAAVCARGFGPGSEAIMERVARTPGTRLFLAGGPDVHTAEEAMGAAALSVTGFSTGNGTGSGVAAALHGTSTRPEHRGQGAQTALLAARLHAAAQAGADLTSVFVTPGTPSERNIGRAGFRLAGLRLTFSA; encoded by the coding sequence ATGCTGCCCCATACCGGAGTGACCCAGGCCGCAGCGACACAGGCCCCAGTAACCCAGGCCGATCTGCCCCGGCTGGCGCTGGCAGAGGCCGCCGCGCACGCCCGCTACGGTCAGCCGCAGGGTGCGCTGGCGGTCTTCGGCCCGCTGGTGGCCGTGCACGACCAGCCGGACTCACCGCTGAATAGCGCGTGGCACGACGGCACCCGTCCCCCCACGCCGCAGGAACTGGCGGACTTCCGGGCCTTCTGCGCCGCTCACGGGCAGCGGCCCACCCTGCACCTGCTGTCTCACGCCGCGCCGACCCTGATCCCGCTGCTGGGCGAGCATGGATACACGCTGACGTACGTGCTGCACGCCTACCTGCACGACCTGACCAGCCTGCCACCCGCCCCGGCCCTGCCCGTGCAGGAAACCACCGACGCCCACGCCTGGGCCGCCGTGTGCGCCCGGGGTTTCGGGCCTGGCAGTGAGGCCATCATGGAGCGGGTCGCGCGGACGCCCGGCACCCGACTGTTCCTGGCAGGCGGGCCTGACGTACACACAGCAGAAGAAGCCATGGGGGCCGCCGCCCTCTCCGTGACCGGGTTCAGCACGGGCAATGGCACCGGCAGCGGTGTGGCCGCCGCGCTGCACGGCACCTCCACCCGCCCGGAACACCGGGGCCAGGGCGCGCAGACGGCGCTGCTGGCCGCCCGCCTGCACGCTGCCGCGCAGGCCGGGGCGGACCTGACCAGCGTGTTCGTGACGCCCGGCACGCCCAGCGAACGCAACATCGGCCGCGCCGGGTTCCGGCTGGCGGGCCTGCGCCTGACCTTCAGCGCCTGA
- a CDS encoding precorrin-2 dehydrogenase/sirohydrochlorin ferrochelatase family protein produces MSLLPAFLDLHGARAVVVGGGAVALRRTRTLLDAGLHVQVIAPDRCDELAALTTDWQPRPYRSGDLRGAALVVAATSHASVNAQVVRDAQDLGLLVNDASDATRGNLRFPAVAARAGVQVAVSTGRELPMLAQALTERTRDLLPTPEQLAAWTERREAALTLPEPQRQAALSALRQDIRRAVGVPA; encoded by the coding sequence ATGAGTCTGCTTCCCGCCTTCCTCGACCTGCACGGTGCGCGCGCCGTCGTGGTCGGCGGAGGCGCCGTCGCCCTGCGCCGCACCCGCACCCTGCTGGACGCCGGACTGCACGTGCAGGTCATCGCCCCGGACCGCTGCGACGAACTGGCTGCCCTGACCACCGACTGGCAGCCGCGCCCCTACCGCAGCGGTGACCTGCGCGGTGCGGCCCTCGTCGTGGCCGCCACCAGTCACGCCAGCGTGAACGCCCAGGTCGTCCGCGACGCACAGGACCTGGGCCTGCTCGTCAACGACGCCAGCGACGCTACACGCGGCAACCTGCGCTTCCCGGCCGTGGCTGCCCGCGCGGGCGTGCAGGTCGCCGTCAGCACCGGCAGGGAACTGCCCATGCTGGCGCAGGCGCTGACTGAACGCACCCGCGACCTGCTGCCCACCCCCGAGCAACTCGCCGCCTGGACCGAGCGGCGCGAGGCGGCCCTCACTCTTCCCGAACCGCAGAGACAGGCGGCCCTCAGCGCCCTGCGCCAGGACATCCGCCGCGCCGTAGGAGTACCCGCATGA
- the cobA gene encoding uroporphyrinogen-III C-methyltransferase has translation MTDVSSASPRAFVSLIGAGPGDPGLLTVRGMQALMEADVVLFDYLANPDLLRYAPDAHTIYVGKKGFSEYISQEQINALIVEQAQANGGQRVARLKGGDVFVFGRGGEEAEACALAGVPFEIVPGVSSAIAAPAYAGIPVTHREVARSFAVLTGNTQEGGAHYERLSGVDTLVLLMGVRNLHQIAADLIAAGRDPQTPAATIQWGSTPRQRTVTGTLATIADVVREAGLEAPAVTVVGEVVRLRDSLRWFDTRPGFGGPLTGQTVAVTRTRGGASGLGDLLRARGASVLEVPLIEFAPTAQPGVLHERLRDLSGVRWLLLTSNHAVTTLIGHLHALGLDTRHLAGVKLAAVGPSTARSLEALGLRADFVPATPGARHLGAELPAMPGDTLLHLTSQLAEDDLQRALEARGLTYDRAELYRTEPARPDSLSMDRLRGAAVVTLASGSAARHLAALVGTDLRVAVMGPQTGDAAREAGFTDITLAHTASLDALAEAAEQAVAAVTG, from the coding sequence ATGACCGACGTTTCCTCTGCCAGCCCGCGCGCCTTCGTGTCCCTGATCGGGGCGGGCCCCGGCGACCCGGGCCTGCTGACCGTGCGCGGCATGCAGGCGCTCATGGAGGCGGACGTGGTGCTGTTCGATTACCTCGCCAACCCGGACCTGCTGCGCTACGCGCCGGACGCGCACACCATCTACGTGGGCAAGAAGGGCTTTTCGGAGTACATCAGTCAGGAGCAGATCAACGCGCTGATCGTGGAGCAGGCGCAGGCGAACGGCGGGCAGCGCGTGGCGCGCCTGAAGGGCGGTGACGTGTTCGTGTTCGGGCGCGGCGGCGAGGAAGCCGAGGCCTGCGCTCTGGCCGGCGTGCCGTTCGAGATCGTGCCCGGCGTGAGCAGCGCCATCGCCGCGCCCGCCTACGCCGGGATTCCCGTCACGCACCGCGAGGTCGCCCGGTCGTTCGCGGTCCTGACCGGCAACACGCAGGAGGGCGGCGCGCACTACGAGCGTCTGTCCGGCGTGGACACCCTGGTCCTGCTGATGGGCGTACGCAACCTGCACCAGATCGCCGCCGACCTGATCGCTGCCGGGCGCGACCCGCAGACGCCCGCCGCGACCATCCAGTGGGGCAGCACGCCCCGCCAGCGGACCGTGACCGGCACCCTGGCCACCATTGCCGACGTGGTCCGCGAGGCCGGACTGGAAGCCCCGGCCGTCACGGTCGTGGGCGAGGTCGTGCGCCTGCGTGACAGCCTGCGCTGGTTCGACACCCGCCCCGGCTTCGGCGGCCCGCTGACCGGGCAGACGGTCGCCGTGACCCGCACGCGCGGTGGTGCCAGCGGCCTGGGCGACCTGCTGCGTGCGCGCGGCGCCAGCGTGCTGGAAGTCCCGCTGATCGAATTCGCGCCCACCGCGCAGCCCGGTGTCCTGCACGAGCGCCTCCGCGACCTGAGCGGCGTGCGCTGGCTGCTGCTGACCAGCAACCACGCCGTCACCACCCTGATCGGGCACCTGCACGCCCTGGGCCTGGACACCCGCCACCTGGCCGGCGTGAAACTGGCTGCTGTCGGCCCCAGCACCGCCCGCAGCCTCGAAGCGCTGGGCCTGCGCGCCGACTTCGTGCCCGCCACGCCCGGCGCGCGCCACCTGGGCGCCGAACTGCCCGCCATGCCCGGCGACACACTGCTGCACCTGACCTCGCAACTGGCCGAAGACGACCTGCAACGCGCCCTGGAAGCGCGCGGCCTGACCTACGACCGCGCCGAGCTGTACCGCACGGAACCCGCCCGTCCCGACAGCCTGTCCATGGACCGCCTGCGCGGCGCGGCGGTCGTGACCCTGGCGTCCGGCAGCGCCGCGCGGCACCTCGCGGCGCTGGTCGGCACGGACCTGCGCGTGGCCGTCATGGGCCCCCAGACCGGGGACGCGGCGCGCGAGGCGGGCTTCACGGACATCACCCTGGCCCACACCGCCAGTCTGGACGCCCTGGCCGAGGCGGCCGAGCAGGCCGTCGCCGCTGTTACCGGCTGA
- a CDS encoding P1 family peptidase, producing MSENRTLTGVPGFLVGHWTHAQARTGCTVILCPPEGAVASASFLGPSPGTREGVLLSPDKKVERVHALLLTGGSAFGLSAAGGVVRVLEERGVGHETPWARVPLVPAAVIYDLGVGRADIRPGEREGELAARAASADPVARGLVGAGTGATAGKYLGSGAVPGGLGSVLIERHGVRVGALAVVNPIGDVLDERGGVLAGPGVGPGATAFTPGDVENTTLIAVVTEHTLSKNECRRLADAAQTALARVIHPSHTPWDGDSAFVLSAATLPPADPLLLVALVQEAVCAAVRDAVRAATGP from the coding sequence ATGAGCGAGAACCGTACCCTGACCGGCGTTCCGGGCTTCCTGGTGGGCCACTGGACCCACGCCCAGGCGCGCACCGGCTGCACCGTGATCCTGTGCCCCCCGGAGGGCGCGGTGGCGTCCGCGTCGTTCCTGGGACCCAGCCCCGGTACGCGTGAGGGCGTGCTGCTCTCGCCCGACAAGAAGGTCGAGCGGGTGCACGCGCTGCTCCTGACCGGCGGCAGTGCCTTCGGCCTGAGTGCGGCGGGCGGCGTGGTCCGGGTGCTGGAGGAACGCGGCGTCGGGCACGAGACGCCCTGGGCGCGCGTGCCGCTGGTCCCGGCCGCCGTGATCTACGACTTGGGCGTGGGCCGCGCCGACATCCGCCCCGGCGAGCGCGAGGGCGAACTGGCCGCCCGCGCCGCCAGTGCCGACCCGGTGGCGCGCGGTCTGGTGGGCGCCGGAACGGGCGCGACCGCCGGCAAGTACCTGGGCAGCGGGGCCGTGCCGGGCGGCCTGGGCAGCGTCCTGATCGAACGGCACGGCGTCCGCGTGGGCGCACTGGCCGTCGTGAACCCCATCGGGGACGTGCTGGACGAACGGGGCGGCGTGCTGGCCGGTCCAGGTGTGGGGCCGGGGGCCACGGCCTTCACGCCCGGCGACGTGGAGAACACCACCCTGATCGCCGTGGTCACCGAGCACACCCTGAGCAAGAACGAGTGCCGCCGCCTCGCGGACGCCGCGCAGACCGCGCTGGCCCGCGTGATTCACCCCAGCCACACCCCCTGGGACGGTGACAGCGCCTTCGTCCTGAGCGCCGCGACCCTGCCCCCGGCCGATCCGCTGCTGCTGGTGGCACTGGTGCAGGAGGCCGTGTGCGCCGCCGTCCGGGACGCCGTGCGCGCCGCCACAGGTCCCTGA
- a CDS encoding dienelactone hydrolase family protein translates to MTTPPVPKPDQSLSFQSGGRALHAEVFRPAGSHPERPVPGVLVIHEAFGLTDDIRAIAARFAGAGYAALAVDLFSGRPAAVCMTRLLGGIFLNSLEHQGVQDTRAALGVLGDLPGVDGARLGAVGFCLGGSLAVAMACTDDRLRAVAPYYGFNPRPAGALARACPVVGSFPGRDITRQQGERLRGALEQAQVPHDVKIYPDARHSFANRGPNFDAVASEDAWTRVLEFFAQHVTHGPAGH, encoded by the coding sequence ATGACCACGCCCCCTGTACCCAAGCCCGATCAGAGCCTGTCGTTCCAGTCGGGTGGCCGCGCCCTGCACGCCGAGGTCTTCCGGCCCGCCGGATCACACCCGGAGCGGCCGGTGCCGGGCGTGCTGGTCATTCACGAGGCGTTCGGACTGACCGACGACATCCGCGCCATTGCCGCCCGCTTCGCCGGGGCCGGGTACGCGGCGCTGGCCGTGGACCTGTTCAGCGGCCGGCCCGCTGCCGTCTGCATGACCCGGTTGCTGGGCGGCATCTTCCTGAACTCGCTGGAACACCAGGGCGTGCAGGACACCCGCGCGGCGCTGGGCGTGCTGGGAGACCTGCCCGGCGTGGACGGCGCGCGGCTGGGCGCCGTCGGCTTCTGCCTGGGCGGCAGTCTGGCCGTGGCGATGGCCTGCACCGACGACCGCCTGCGGGCCGTGGCCCCGTACTACGGGTTCAACCCGCGCCCCGCCGGGGCCCTGGCGCGCGCCTGCCCGGTCGTGGGCAGCTTTCCGGGCCGCGACATCACCCGCCAGCAGGGCGAGCGGCTGCGCGGCGCGCTGGAGCAGGCGCAGGTGCCGCACGACGTGAAGATCTACCCGGACGCCCGGCACTCCTTCGCGAACCGGGGGCCGAACTTCGACGCGGTCGCCAGCGAGGACGCCTGGACGCGCGTTCTGGAGTTCTTCGCGCAGCACGTCACGCACGGCCCCGCAGGACACTGA